One Thermofilum sp. genomic window carries:
- the albA gene encoding DNA-binding protein Alba: protein MIEMAAEIGTVYVGNKPTSSYVLAAVTQFTSGSKRVVLKARGRAISRAVDAAELIKRFLGGKVEIGKISIGSERVGEAGKERQVSTIEIELIRTE, encoded by the coding sequence GTGATCGAGATGGCGGCAGAGATTGGAACGGTCTACGTCGGTAACAAGCCGACTAGCAGCTACGTCTTAGCTGCAGTGACTCAGTTCACCAGCGGTAGCAAGAGGGTAGTGCTCAAGGCCAGAGGAAGAGCTATCTCCCGCGCTGTCGACGCTGCGGAGCTCATCAAAAGGTTCCTTGGCGGGAAAGTGGAGATCGGAAAAATCAGCATCGGCAGCGAGAGGGTTGGAGAGGCGGGCAAGGAGCGCCAAGTATCCACCATAGAGATCGAGTTGATAAGAACAGAGTAG